From Rhizobium sp. Pop5:
CGAAAACCGTCATATGCGGATAGAGCGCGTAGGACTGGAACACCATGGCGATCCCCTCTTCGATGGCGCGTGCTGGTTCACCATCGCGTTGTCGAAGGAGAGCGTTCCCGATGTGATGTCCTCCAGGCCGGAGATAAGCCGGAGCAGCGTGGACTTGCCGCATCCGGATGGCCCCACGAACACCATGAACTCGCCGCGGCGGATGTCCATCGTCACGCCCTTGATCACCTCGAAAGCGCCGAAGCTCTTGCGGATGTTCTCCAGTCTGATTTCTGCCATGTCCTACTCCCTCAACCCTTGACGCCGCCGGCGGTCAGCCCCGAAATGATCCGGCGCTGGAATATCAAAACGAGCACCACAACCGGCACGGTGACGATCACCGAAGCCGCCATGATGTTGCCCCATGGGATCTCGAATTCGCTGTTGCCCGAAAGCAGGGCGATGGCGACCGGAACGGTCCGCTGCGTATCGGACGATGTGAATGTCAGCGCAAAAAGGAACTCGTTCCACGCGGTGATGAAGGCGAGCAGTCCTGTTGTCACCAGCGCCGGCCACATCAGCGGCATGAACACCTGGGTGACGATGACCCACGGTGAGGCGCCATCGACGATTGCCGCCTCCTCGATCTCGATCGGCAATTCGCGCATGAAGGTCGTCAGCACCCAGACGGTGAAGGGCAGCGTGAAGATCATGTAGGAAAAGATCAGCGCGAAGGGCGTGTTGAAGATGCCGATCCAGCGAATGAGTTCGAAGAGTCCGGCAAGGACGGCAATCTGCGGAAACATCGACACCGAGAGGATTGTCAGCATCAACAGCGCCCGCCCGCGGAAATGCACCCGTGCCAAGGCGAAGGAAGCGGTGATCGAAAGCAACAGCGACGCCGAAACCACGACGCAGGCAATCAATGCGGAATTCGCAAGACTGCGGACGAACCCGCCCTGGCCCATCACGGAAGTGTAGTTGCCGAACGAGATCGAGGTCGGCCAATAATCGACCTGGAAAAGGGCCGTGCCGGTTTTCAGGCTCGTGAGGACCGCATAGTAGAACGGAAAGACCGCAATGACGACGATGACCGTGACGAGCAGGTAGAAAAGCGTATTCCTGGTGATCGACAGCAGCATCAGCGTTCCTCCCCACCGAGCCTGACGCGGCCGAGCCAGATATAAAGGATGGTGACGGAGGCAATGATCAGGAAAAGCACCGTTGATGCGGTGGCGCCGTAAGCGAACTTGTCGAAGTCGAACAGGTTTTCGCGCGCCATGACCGACATGGTCTTGGTCTGCGCATTGTTGGGCGTCAGAACATAGATCAGATCGAAGATGCGCATCGCATCCAGCATCCGGAAGATCACGGCAACCATGATGGCCGGGCGGATCAGAGGCAGCGTCAGTCGCCAGAAGACCTTGACCGGATTGACGCCGTCGATCTTGGCGGCCTCATAGATATCGCCCGGAACCATCTGCAGTCCGGCAAGGATCAGAAGCGCCATGAAGGGCGTCGTCTTCCAGACGTCGACGATCAGCACGGCGACCATTGCCGTTTCCGGATTGGCGGTCCAGGCAATCTTCTGACTGATCAGGCCGAAGCCGAGCAGAATGTCGTTCAGGATACCGAATTGATCGTTGAGCATCCAGGCCCACATCTTGGCCGACACGATCGTTGGGATGGCCCAGGGAATGAGGATCGCGGCCCGTACGATCCCGCGCCCGACGAACCGTGCATTCAGCACCAGCGCCACGATCAGCCCGAGCGTGGTCTCGATCACGACCGAAAGGACGGTGAACTTGGCAGTGTTCCAGACGGCTTTCCACCAGACCGGATCCGCGAGCAGCCCGCGATAGACGGTCCTGCCGCTCTTCAGCGTCACCCACGACAGATAGTTGTCAAAGCCGACGAACCGAGCATTGCCGAGCTCGTTGAGCGACGCGTTCGTAAAGCTGAAATAGATCGTTCTGAACAACGGCCAGCCGGCGACGATTGCCAGGATCAGCAGCGTCGGTGCCAGAAACATCCAGGCGGATCGAACGCGTTCGGATCGCAGCTCCGTCGAGGTTCTGAGATGGGTAATCCTTGGTTCTACTGCTTGCGAAACTACGATTTCAGTCATGAAACGCCTCTCCCGTCCGCTCGTTCGAAACCGGCCGGCGGCTTCACAGCCGCCGGCCGGAATCTCACCAGGCGTCACCCTTGAGGGTGGTGAGGTCGGCTTCCAGAAGCTCGAGATTCTCCGCAGCCGAGCCGCTGCCGGACAGCGTGTTGTGCACTGCCGTCCAGAACTTCGAGGATACTTCGTTGTACTTGACCTTGGCGGTCGCCGAAGGGCGCGGCACCGCATCCTGGAAAATGGGTTTCCAGTTCGGCATGAAGGGCTGTGCGGCGGCAACATCCTTGTCGTCATAGAGGTCGGTCAGCGTCGGCAGGTTGGACAACTCGATGGCACGCGCCTTTTGAACATCCTTCGACGCCAGGAATTTTACCAGTGCGATGGCGGCTTCCTGCTTTTCGGAAAATTTCGAAACCGCCAGGTTCCAGCCGCCAAGCGCCGAGGACGGCTTGTCGCCGGCCGCTGCAACCGGCAGCGTCATGACGTCGAACTTGCCCTTCACGGCGCTGTCGGCGCCGTTGCCGAGGGAGTAGGCATAGGGCCAGTTGCGCATGAAGACGGCGTTTCCGGTCTGCCAGACTCCGCGCGATTCTTCTTCCTGATAGGCGAGTACGCCAGGCGGCGAGATCGTGCCGATCCAGCCCTTGGCGCGTTCCAGCGCTGCCGCCGCCTTTTCGTTGTTGATCGAGATCGTCCCGTCCGGCTCGACGATCTGGCCGCCGCCCGACGACTTCACCCATTCCAGCGCGTTGCAGGTCAGCCCTTCGTAGGAATTGCCCTGGAAGACGAAACCCCAAACGTCCTTCTGCCCGGCCTGACGTTCTTTATCCTGAATCTCCTTGGCGGTTGCGGCCATCTCGTCCCAGGTCTTCGGCGGCTGCTTGCCATATTTCTCGAGCAGGTCCTTTCGATAAAACAGCGCCGGAGCGTCGGTAAACAACGGCAGCGCCACGAGCCGGCCGTTGACGGTCTGGGAAGCGATGATCGACGGGAAGAACTGGCCGACCACGTCCTTGGTGGCGTCCTTGAGATCAATGAACTGGTCGGCAAGCTGCGGTGCCCAGATGACATCGGTCTGATAGACGTCGATGTCCTTGTTTCCTGCCGCAAGCCACAAGCGATATTGCGAAAACTGCTCGCTGCTCGATGACGGCATGGTGACGAGCTTCACCTGATTGCCGGTATTCTTCTCAAAAATTGCAAGCTGCTTGTGCAGGAATTCGACGTTCTTGCCCGTGGTGTTGGCGGCAAATGAAATCTCAGCGGCATGCATGGGGCCGGCGGCGATA
This genomic window contains:
- a CDS encoding carbohydrate ABC transporter permease translates to MLLSITRNTLFYLLVTVIVVIAVFPFYYAVLTSLKTGTALFQVDYWPTSISFGNYTSVMGQGGFVRSLANSALIACVVVSASLLLSITASFALARVHFRGRALLMLTILSVSMFPQIAVLAGLFELIRWIGIFNTPFALIFSYMIFTLPFTVWVLTTFMRELPIEIEEAAIVDGASPWVIVTQVFMPLMWPALVTTGLLAFITAWNEFLFALTFTSSDTQRTVPVAIALLSGNSEFEIPWGNIMAASVIVTVPVVVLVLIFQRRIISGLTAGGVKG
- a CDS encoding carbohydrate ABC transporter permease, whose amino-acid sequence is MTEIVVSQAVEPRITHLRTSTELRSERVRSAWMFLAPTLLILAIVAGWPLFRTIYFSFTNASLNELGNARFVGFDNYLSWVTLKSGRTVYRGLLADPVWWKAVWNTAKFTVLSVVIETTLGLIVALVLNARFVGRGIVRAAILIPWAIPTIVSAKMWAWMLNDQFGILNDILLGFGLISQKIAWTANPETAMVAVLIVDVWKTTPFMALLILAGLQMVPGDIYEAAKIDGVNPVKVFWRLTLPLIRPAIMVAVIFRMLDAMRIFDLIYVLTPNNAQTKTMSVMARENLFDFDKFAYGATASTVLFLIIASVTILYIWLGRVRLGGEER
- a CDS encoding ABC transporter substrate-binding protein — protein: MKKFALALSALGLAIAAGPMHAAEISFAANTTGKNVEFLHKQLAIFEKNTGNQVKLVTMPSSSSEQFSQYRLWLAAGNKDIDVYQTDVIWAPQLADQFIDLKDATKDVVGQFFPSIIASQTVNGRLVALPLFTDAPALFYRKDLLEKYGKQPPKTWDEMAATAKEIQDKERQAGQKDVWGFVFQGNSYEGLTCNALEWVKSSGGGQIVEPDGTISINNEKAAAALERAKGWIGTISPPGVLAYQEEESRGVWQTGNAVFMRNWPYAYSLGNGADSAVKGKFDVMTLPVAAAGDKPSSALGGWNLAVSKFSEKQEAAIALVKFLASKDVQKARAIELSNLPTLTDLYDDKDVAAAQPFMPNWKPIFQDAVPRPSATAKVKYNEVSSKFWTAVHNTLSGSGSAAENLELLEADLTTLKGDAW